The proteins below are encoded in one region of Sporosarcina sp. FSL K6-1508:
- a CDS encoding SAM hydrolase/SAM-dependent halogenase family protein codes for MTTGLLVFQSDFGISDGAVSAMHGVANSVHRGIPIFEITHQIPQYNIWEASYRLLQAIGYWPNETVFVSIVDPGVGSDRRAVVAKTANDHYIITPDNGTLTHVLQFIDITEIRVIDETKNRLPNSGESHTFHGRDIFAYTGARLAAGVIQFEEVGPSVDPTTIITLPMKMSSIVEETITGIVDIIDRPFGNLWTNISRVQFREITKQYGDSIEVSISTDGRMIYNNIMTFGRSFADLHIGEPLVYVNSLDNIGIAINQGSFADAYRVGTGTNWEVIIRKAPRIVYE; via the coding sequence ATGACAACTGGTTTATTAGTTTTTCAATCCGATTTTGGAATAAGTGATGGTGCCGTGAGTGCAATGCATGGGGTAGCAAACTCGGTCCATCGTGGAATCCCCATTTTTGAAATCACCCATCAAATTCCTCAATATAATATTTGGGAGGCGTCCTATCGTTTATTGCAGGCAATCGGCTATTGGCCAAATGAAACGGTTTTCGTGTCAATTGTAGACCCCGGCGTTGGATCTGACAGGCGTGCAGTTGTTGCGAAGACTGCAAATGACCACTATATCATTACTCCAGACAATGGCACATTAACGCATGTTTTGCAATTCATCGACATAACTGAAATCCGGGTAATCGATGAAACGAAAAACCGGCTTCCTAACTCGGGTGAATCGCATACGTTCCATGGTCGCGATATTTTCGCTTACACAGGCGCTAGGCTGGCCGCAGGCGTTATTCAGTTTGAAGAAGTTGGCCCTTCTGTCGATCCTACAACGATTATTACGCTACCTATGAAAATGTCGAGTATTGTTGAGGAAACCATTACTGGCATTGTCGATATTATCGATCGCCCATTCGGCAACCTCTGGACAAATATTAGCAGAGTACAGTTCAGAGAAATTACGAAACAGTACGGCGATTCAATTGAAGTTTCTATTAGTACAGATGGCCGCATGATTTACAACAACATCATGACATTCGGTCGATCGTTTGCGGATTTGCACATCGGTGAGCCACTGGTCTATGTAAATTCACTCGACAACATTGGTATCGCCATTAATCAAGGATCATTTGCAGATGCATACCGGGTTGGTACGGGGACAAATTGGGAAGTTATTATTCGTAAAGCACCAAGAATTGTATATGAATAA
- a CDS encoding efflux RND transporter permease subunit, whose translation MNSIINFVMKNKLAVWLLTLIITATGIYSATKMNLETIPDITIPIVSVTTIYPGATPDQVVNEISEPLEKAVKSLNGVTSVSSSSYQNASSLQIEYSFGTDMKQAEEDVNDALKNITLPENAMDPSVGRISINAFPILALSVSDSDADLEQLTIKVEDTLVPELEGINGVSSVAVSGQQIEEVILTFDKEKLAANNLDEATVKQIVKGSDMTMPLGLFQFNEEEQSVVIDGNITTVEDLENMLIPMMPASPSTGGSEIPAGPPTGMDAGAFKLPSVKLGEIATIEHVGKAESISRMNGKEAIAVQIVKSQNANTVTVVDDVKELMSQFEKENDGVKISTTLDQGEPIQQSVDTMINKALFGALFAVIIIMLFLRNFKSTIISIVSIPMSLLIAIIFLQQMDITLNMMTLGAMTVAIARVIDDSIVVVENIFRRMSLPTEKLKGKELVREATKEMFKPIMSSTLVTIAVFLPIGLVSGMVGELFLPFALTIVFALLASLVVAITIVPMLAHSLFNKQLYSNTSTHKEKPSKMAAFYRNILNWTLNHKLITTILSIALLVGSLFLAPVIGVSFLPDEEQKTMYITYTPEPGDTLDTVNSNVELAEDYLLDLKDVDVVQASVGGENPMAPGASNGALMFVTFDNDTAEFTKVKEKTIIDLQKLSTKGEWKSQDFSASGSSNAVSYYVYGNNLNDIEPIVADIEKIMSDNKDLKNVKTSLATNYKEYTLVANQEKLTQFGLTAGQVGMALYPNNQQEVLTKIEEGNKTIEVLINEEKKEHKTIDDLLKEKVQSPLGTEIAISELVDVQEGTTSDTVSRKDGRLFASVSAEITTKDVAKASSAIQTKVDELKVPSNTEISTAGVTEDIAEAFTQLGLAMVAAVAIVYLILVVTFGGGLAPLAILFSLPFTVIGALVGLWIAGETISVSAMIGLLMLIGIVVTNAIVLIDRVINKEKEGLTTRDAILEAGSTRLRPILMTALATIGALIPLAIGAEGSGLISKGLGVTVIGGLTSSTLLTLIFVPIVYEFLGKFRKKEKKKA comes from the coding sequence ATGAATTCAATCATTAACTTTGTCATGAAGAACAAATTAGCTGTATGGCTTCTCACTTTAATTATAACAGCCACCGGTATTTATTCCGCAACGAAAATGAATTTGGAAACAATACCTGATATTACAATTCCTATCGTAAGTGTAACGACGATTTACCCGGGTGCTACTCCTGATCAAGTGGTAAATGAAATCTCGGAGCCGCTTGAAAAAGCGGTTAAAAGCTTAAATGGAGTTACATCGGTAAGCTCCTCATCGTACCAGAATGCATCATCTCTGCAAATCGAATATTCATTTGGCACGGATATGAAACAGGCTGAAGAAGATGTAAACGATGCACTAAAAAATATCACCTTGCCAGAAAACGCGATGGATCCGAGCGTTGGTAGAATTAGCATTAATGCTTTTCCAATTCTAGCTCTCAGTGTTTCAGACAGCGATGCGGATCTTGAACAGTTAACGATAAAAGTAGAAGACACACTCGTTCCTGAGCTTGAAGGAATTAATGGCGTTTCAAGTGTTGCAGTATCAGGGCAACAAATTGAAGAAGTCATTCTCACATTCGATAAAGAAAAATTAGCCGCCAACAATTTGGATGAAGCTACAGTGAAACAAATTGTAAAAGGCTCAGATATGACAATGCCACTTGGCTTGTTCCAATTCAATGAAGAAGAACAATCGGTCGTCATCGATGGCAACATCACAACCGTTGAAGATTTAGAAAACATGCTAATCCCTATGATGCCCGCTTCCCCTTCTACTGGAGGCTCTGAAATACCTGCAGGACCACCAACGGGAATGGATGCTGGTGCTTTCAAATTACCTTCAGTCAAGCTGGGGGAAATTGCAACAATTGAGCATGTCGGAAAAGCCGAATCTATTTCAAGAATGAATGGAAAGGAAGCCATTGCTGTTCAAATTGTGAAATCGCAGAATGCCAATACGGTAACTGTTGTCGATGATGTTAAAGAATTGATGTCACAATTCGAAAAAGAAAATGATGGCGTCAAAATTTCTACCACACTCGACCAAGGGGAACCCATTCAACAATCCGTTGATACAATGATTAATAAAGCATTGTTCGGTGCGCTCTTTGCAGTAATTATTATTATGCTGTTCCTTCGTAACTTTAAATCTACAATTATATCCATTGTGTCGATTCCAATGTCACTGCTAATTGCAATCATCTTCTTGCAGCAGATGGATATTACATTGAATATGATGACACTTGGTGCAATGACCGTTGCAATTGCACGCGTTATTGATGACTCCATTGTTGTAGTTGAAAACATATTTAGAAGAATGTCACTTCCAACCGAAAAACTAAAAGGTAAAGAACTCGTACGCGAAGCGACAAAAGAAATGTTTAAACCTATCATGTCGTCTACACTCGTTACGATTGCAGTTTTCCTGCCAATCGGTTTAGTAAGCGGTATGGTTGGCGAGTTATTCCTGCCATTCGCATTGACAATTGTCTTTGCATTGCTCGCTTCACTAGTTGTAGCAATTACAATCGTACCAATGCTGGCACATTCTTTATTCAACAAACAGCTTTACTCAAATACTAGCACCCATAAAGAAAAACCTAGTAAAATGGCCGCTTTTTATAGGAATATATTGAACTGGACGTTAAACCATAAATTGATTACAACTATCCTTTCAATCGCATTACTTGTCGGCAGTTTATTCCTTGCTCCAGTTATCGGTGTGAGTTTCCTTCCAGATGAAGAACAGAAAACGATGTACATCACGTACACACCCGAACCTGGGGATACACTCGACACTGTCAACAGCAATGTTGAATTAGCAGAAGACTATTTATTGGATTTAAAAGATGTTGACGTCGTGCAAGCTTCCGTTGGCGGAGAAAATCCGATGGCTCCTGGGGCTTCAAACGGTGCTCTCATGTTTGTAACATTTGATAACGATACTGCTGAGTTTACAAAAGTGAAAGAAAAAACAATCATTGACCTCCAAAAGCTATCTACAAAAGGCGAATGGAAATCGCAGGACTTTTCAGCAAGTGGTTCAAGCAATGCAGTAAGTTATTACGTTTACGGAAATAACTTGAACGACATAGAGCCTATCGTTGCAGACATTGAAAAAATCATGAGTGACAATAAAGATTTGAAAAATGTTAAAACAAGCTTGGCAACCAATTATAAGGAATATACACTCGTTGCCAATCAAGAGAAGTTAACACAATTTGGCTTGACAGCTGGACAAGTGGGGATGGCTCTCTATCCAAATAACCAGCAAGAAGTATTGACAAAAATCGAAGAAGGCAATAAAACAATCGAAGTTTTGATCAACGAAGAAAAGAAAGAACATAAAACAATCGATGACTTATTAAAAGAAAAAGTACAGTCACCACTTGGAACAGAAATCGCTATATCTGAATTGGTTGACGTACAAGAAGGAACTACGTCAGATACGGTTTCCCGTAAAGATGGAAGATTGTTCGCAAGTGTTTCGGCAGAAATAACGACGAAAGATGTGGCAAAAGCATCGTCAGCTATTCAGACTAAAGTTGACGAACTCAAGGTCCCATCGAATACGGAAATAAGCACTGCAGGGGTAACAGAAGATATCGCAGAAGCGTTTACACAACTCGGACTCGCGATGGTTGCCGCAGTTGCCATTGTCTACTTGATCCTGGTCGTTACGTTTGGTGGCGGACTTGCACCATTGGCAATCTTATTCTCCCTTCCATTCACAGTAATTGGAGCTTTGGTCGGGTTATGGATTGCTGGAGAAACAATCAGCGTTTCGGCAATGATTGGTCTTCTAATGCTTATCGGTATCGTTGTAACAAATGCCATCGTATTAATTGACCGTGTTATTAATAAAGAAAAAGAAGGACTTACAACAAGGGATGCGATTTTGGAAGCTGGCTCTACAAGACTCCGTCCAATCCTTATGACTGCCCTCGCAACAATCGGTGCATTGATACCGTTAGCTATTGGTGCTGAAGGTAGCGGACTTATTTCCAAAGGACTCGGCGTTACGGTTATCGGCGGATTAACGAGCTCAACATTGCTCACGCTTATCTTCGTTCCAATCGTGTATGAGTTCTTAGGGAAATTCCGTAAAAAAGAAAAGAAAAAAGCATAA
- a CDS encoding metallophosphoesterase family protein, translating into MKRTLVMSDIHGELEMFERLLSDLNYDPNQDELILLGDYVDRGPKSKNVLDKVIELQAQGALVLKGNHEDMMVKALTTDDERGWKNWINRNGGTATLKSYGFTESEFTVLEEEEFIKPVLNSEALDQHIKFIKSLDHIIEKDNYIFVHAGVHPTIPIAETDPYILMWIREEFHTGYTGDKTVIFGHTPTKIFHGDLDNHTVYFGDNRIIGIDGGAVYGGQLNCLELPKQTTHYVK; encoded by the coding sequence ATGAAGCGAACACTCGTAATGAGCGATATCCACGGGGAATTGGAGATGTTTGAGCGTTTATTATCCGACCTGAATTATGATCCTAATCAGGATGAACTTATTCTTTTAGGCGATTATGTTGACCGTGGGCCTAAGTCAAAAAACGTGCTCGATAAGGTCATTGAACTGCAAGCCCAAGGAGCTCTTGTGCTAAAGGGCAATCACGAAGACATGATGGTTAAAGCGTTGACCACGGACGATGAACGTGGTTGGAAAAATTGGATTAATCGCAATGGAGGTACCGCCACATTAAAAAGTTATGGATTTACAGAAAGTGAGTTCACAGTTCTTGAAGAAGAGGAATTTATAAAACCCGTTCTCAATTCTGAAGCGTTGGACCAACACATAAAATTCATTAAAAGCCTAGACCATATCATTGAAAAGGACAACTATATTTTTGTCCATGCAGGCGTTCATCCAACAATACCGATTGCCGAAACAGATCCCTACATTCTAATGTGGATTCGTGAGGAGTTTCATACAGGATATACCGGGGACAAGACGGTCATCTTTGGTCATACGCCAACAAAAATTTTTCATGGGGACTTAGATAATCATACGGTTTACTTTGGAGATAACCGGATTATTGGCATCGATGGCGGAGCTGTCTACGGCGGACAATTAAATTGCCTAGAATTACCGAAGCAAACAACGCATTACGTTAAATGA
- a CDS encoding YkvA family protein: MMKKQKDYEDLLKDFDPEAHIEETENHYSDGKFWDKVMKYGKQAGKTTVYYSLLLFYAAKSPEIPKSTKLIIVGALSYLIFPIDLIPDFIPVVGLADDASVIAAAVFKVISHIDENIKNKAKVKMNKILGVNFDDDEIDKRLL; this comes from the coding sequence ATGATGAAAAAACAAAAAGATTATGAAGATTTATTAAAAGACTTTGATCCTGAGGCCCATATAGAGGAGACAGAAAACCATTATTCAGACGGGAAATTTTGGGATAAAGTGATGAAATACGGAAAGCAAGCGGGGAAGACGACAGTATACTATAGCTTGCTCCTTTTCTACGCTGCAAAAAGTCCTGAGATTCCTAAATCGACAAAACTGATTATTGTCGGTGCACTCAGCTATTTGATATTTCCAATCGATCTTATTCCAGATTTCATCCCTGTGGTAGGACTGGCAGACGATGCTAGCGTCATAGCCGCTGCTGTGTTTAAAGTGATTTCCCATATTGATGAGAACATAAAAAACAAGGCGAAAGTGAAAATGAATAAAATTCTTGGCGTTAATTTTGACGATGATGAAATAGACAAACGGTTGTTATAA
- a CDS encoding nucleotide excision repair endonuclease: MITITVPNPDITIVQRKQEITADAAPIKPVYGFIDLHEIPRDKGGIILFYNNKDELLFAGKARKLRQRVKKHFDDSVSPIKDHRNEVNKISVLVIEDPMEREIYETYIINTQRAKYNVDKVFFE; the protein is encoded by the coding sequence TTGATTACAATTACAGTACCGAATCCGGATATAACAATCGTACAACGCAAACAAGAGATAACTGCAGACGCTGCGCCAATTAAACCGGTTTATGGGTTTATTGATTTGCATGAAATCCCACGTGATAAAGGCGGCATCATCTTATTTTATAACAATAAAGATGAATTGTTATTTGCAGGGAAAGCTCGTAAATTGCGCCAGCGCGTGAAAAAGCACTTTGATGACTCAGTATCGCCAATCAAAGATCATCGTAACGAAGTAAACAAAATTTCTGTCCTAGTAATCGAAGATCCGATGGAACGCGAAATTTACGAAACGTATATCATTAATACACAACGTGCGAAATATAATGTCGATAAAGTATTTTTCGAGTGA
- a CDS encoding TetR/AcrR family transcriptional regulator, with amino-acid sequence MSDKKILIIEKASELFAKNGFDATSVQEITDACGISKGSFYLSFKSKESLQFSIFEYFSTKLIERIGSIYQMEIGPRERFEQFFVIQFEEIARYSDFILMQMREQTNPINDEMLGLMNDMRRKTYEAQESLLLNLYGEDIKEHMTDLVVILGGIVKGYIEIIVFNEDSLDYVGLAYYIVERIDSIVKGLSKPFLTTELLVKNGMCGADRSITAEELLKEIKRVKQRVADEDLLISLEVIEQEISKNNYRKPVLSGMMSNLKNSELTEQFVRKLKQFLDQSA; translated from the coding sequence TTGTCGGATAAAAAAATATTGATCATCGAAAAGGCATCTGAACTTTTTGCGAAAAACGGATTTGACGCAACATCCGTACAAGAAATTACAGATGCATGTGGCATTTCGAAAGGTTCTTTTTATCTTTCATTTAAATCGAAGGAAAGCCTTCAATTTTCGATATTTGAGTACTTTAGTACGAAGCTGATTGAGCGGATAGGCAGTATTTATCAAATGGAAATTGGACCGAGGGAAAGATTTGAACAGTTTTTCGTTATTCAATTTGAAGAGATTGCTCGTTATTCGGATTTTATTCTCATGCAAATGCGAGAGCAAACAAATCCAATCAATGACGAAATGTTGGGGTTAATGAATGACATGCGTAGAAAAACGTATGAAGCCCAAGAAAGCCTTTTACTGAATTTGTATGGAGAAGACATAAAAGAGCATATGACAGATCTTGTTGTCATTTTGGGTGGAATCGTAAAAGGCTATATTGAAATTATTGTCTTTAATGAAGACTCTTTAGATTATGTAGGGTTAGCGTATTATATCGTAGAACGGATCGATTCCATCGTCAAAGGTCTATCTAAACCATTTCTAACAACAGAACTATTAGTGAAAAATGGGATGTGCGGAGCTGATCGATCGATTACAGCTGAAGAATTGTTAAAAGAAATCAAGCGGGTCAAGCAGAGGGTAGCGGATGAAGACCTGTTAATCAGTCTGGAGGTCATTGAACAGGAAATTTCGAAAAATAACTATCGAAAACCTGTACTTTCCGGCATGATGTCCAATTTGAAAAACAGTGAACTGACAGAGCAATTTGTAAGGAAATTAAAGCAGTTTTTGGATCAATCCGCTTGA
- a CDS encoding DUF3298 and DUF4163 domain-containing protein gives MDLPVSIETKKLPHATSKVKVYYPVVVHLQNTNAQSTINHAIVTTLNEILVELGFHDANLLELIASYELKTNQRGILSLNLIVYSFTGGAHGMTIVKSLTFDTKTGKQYELKDLFKKGSDYEKKLSDIISQRIKDWNIELLEPFKGIRSDQDFYIADTSLVIYFQLYEITPYVWGFPYFPIPILDLADIINPDGPLNRMMAFT, from the coding sequence TTGGATTTACCTGTATCGATTGAAACTAAAAAGTTACCCCATGCGACATCTAAAGTGAAAGTGTATTACCCAGTTGTTGTCCATTTACAAAATACTAATGCCCAAAGCACCATCAACCATGCCATCGTCACAACTTTGAACGAAATATTAGTTGAACTAGGCTTTCACGATGCAAACCTTCTGGAATTGATTGCCTCTTACGAATTGAAAACCAATCAACGTGGCATTCTTAGCTTAAATCTTATTGTCTATTCATTTACTGGCGGTGCGCACGGTATGACAATTGTTAAATCATTGACGTTTGATACAAAAACCGGAAAACAATATGAGTTGAAGGATTTATTCAAAAAAGGTAGCGATTACGAGAAAAAGTTGTCAGACATCATAAGCCAACGAATCAAGGACTGGAATATAGAATTGCTAGAACCATTCAAAGGTATTCGCAGTGACCAGGATTTCTATATTGCGGACACCTCTCTTGTCATCTATTTTCAGCTCTATGAAATCACGCCATATGTATGGGGGTTCCCATACTTCCCGATTCCAATCCTTGATTTAGCCGATATTATTAATCCAGACGGACCATTAAATCGGATGATGGCCTTCACATAA